The following DNA comes from Myxococcales bacterium.
AATCACGTCAACTGAGCGGCCTGCGACCGCCTTCGACGTAGCTCGGACGTAGCCTGACCGACGCCATTGGCGCTGCGTGGCCGCGCTCCTACCATCACCGTGCCCCTCCACGTCATGCCCGTCTTCCAGCTTCATCGCAGCAACCGCCTCGAGCGGCTCGTCGGCGCGCTCGGTGATCTGCTCGCCGAGCCCGTGGGTGGGCCGCTCGCTCCGGACGCCGTGGTCGTGCAGGGGCGCGGCATGGAGATCTGGCTCGGTGGGGAGCTCGCGAAACGCTTCGACGTCTGGGCTTCACGCATGCTGTATCCGCGGGAGCTCGTCGAGCGGCTGGTCAAGACGGTGCTCGGCCCCGACGCACTCGGCGACCCACCGCTCTCGGAAGACCTGCTTGCCTGGAGCATCCAGGGTGTACTGCCGGAGCTGCTCGGGGCGCCCGACTTCGCTGCGCTCGCGCGCTACGTCGCGAACGACCCCCGCGGGATGCGACTCCGAGAGCTGTCGGAGCGAATTGCCACGGTCTTCGATCAGTACCTCACGTATCGCCCGGACTGGCTCCGAGCCTGGGAGCTGGGGGAGCCGGTTGTCGCCGAGCAAGAGAATCGCTGGCAAGCAGTGCTCTGGCAGCGTGTCGCTCGACGCCTGGCTCGCCCCCACCTGGGAAGCGCGGGGGAGGCGCTGATCGAACGTCTGCAGAGCGGCCAGCGGTTGCCTGGACTTCCGCCCCGCGCGCTGGTGTTCGGCGTCTCCACACTGCCGCCGCTGTACGTGCGGGTGCTCGCAGCGCTCTCGCGCCACGTGGAAGTGCACTTCTTCCTGTTTTCAGTGAGCCCGGAGCCTGCGTTGCCAGGGCAACCCGAGCCGCTGAAGAAGGACGGGTCGGGTGAGCGCGCGGAGGATAATTCCCTGTCGAGCTCACTGGGTCGGCTGGGTACCGATTTCGACCGGGTGCTTCGGACCGCCGGCCTCGAGCTCGGCATCGACTGTGTGCACTCCGAGCTCCACGAACCGCCGGCGACTGACTCTCTGATCGGTGCACTGCAGGCCGACTTGTTCCGGCCGCTGGGGCCGTCTCCGCTCGGACTCGTGCAGGGTTCGACCGCGGAGATCTCCGTCCACTCCTGTCACGGTCCGACGCGAGAGGTGGAGGTGCTGCGTGATCAGCTGCTCGCGGTGCTCACGCGCAAAGAGCAACCCATCGCCCCCGAAGAAGTCGTGGTGCTCGTGCCCGATCTCGCGACCTACGCCCCACTCATCGAGGCGGTGACGGCCCGCGACCTCGGTGATCGGGACTTCATCCCGTATCACGTCGCAGCTCGGTCCGAGCGCCAGGGTGCGCCGGTCGTCGACGGCATGTTGCGGATCCTCTCGATGGTGCGCGGACGCGTCACGGCATCCGAGGTGTTCGACCTCCTGGTGCTCGAGCCGGTCGGCGCGCGTTTCGGCCTGGACACAGCAGCCATCGAGAGCCTGCGAGGTTGGGTCGCGCGGAGCGGCGTGCGCTGGGGCATCGACGCCGAACACCGGGCAGAGCTCGGCCTGCCCAACGACGCCGCCAACACCTGGGCCTTTGGCCTGCGCCGGCTGCTCTTGGGCTACGCCATGCCAGCCGGTGAGCGGCGCCTGTTCGAGGGGGTGCTGCCGTTCGACGAGATCGAAGGCAAAGAGGCCGAGCTGCTCGGCCAGCTCGCCTGGTTCTCACGCAGCTTGTTTGCCTGGCTCAGAGAGCTCGAGCGCCCGCGCACGCTCGCGGAATGGGCGGGCACGCTCCTCGAGCTCGGGGAGGCGTGTTTCGACCTCGGACGCGACGGCACGCGTCAGCTCGGGCGCCTGTCGCGCGTGCTCGACGCCGCCGTGACGAATGCCCTCGCTGCCGACTTCGCCGAGCCAGTCGACGTGCAGGTGCTGCACGAGCTCCTGAAGCAGGCTGCCGACGCCGCGGGTGCCGACCGTGGCTTCCTGTCCGGAGGGGTGACCTTCTGCGCCATGGTCCCGATGCGCAGCATCCCCTTCAAGGTGGTGTGTCTGCTCGGCATGAACGACGGTGACTTCCCGCGCTCTCCCCGCCCCATCGAGTTCGATCTGATCAAGAACGGGAGCACGCCATCGCGTCCCGGTGATCGCTCACGGCGCGAGGACGACCGTTACCTGTTTCTCGAGACGCTGTGTGCGGCGCGCGAGCGCATCATCATCACATACACCGGCCAGAGTGTGCGCGACGATCGCAAGCGCATGCCGAGCGTGTGTGTCGCCGAGCTGCTCGACTATCTGGGGGAGCGCTGCCAGCACGAGGGCGCCGCCGACGCCTCCGCAGAGACAGCGGAGCCGCGAGCACGAGCCCGTGCGCGGTTCGTCGTCGAGCACCCGCTTCAGGGCTTCAGCCCGCGCTATTTCAATCACGAAGAACCTCAGCTCTTCAGCTACTCGGAGGCTCATGCCGAAGCGGCCGAGGCCTCGCGCTCGAGTCAGAAGACCCAGCGCCTGTTCATCGAAAGGTCCATGCAGCGGCCGGAGAGTCGCGAGATCGGCCTGGAAGAACTGGTGAAATTCTTCAAGTCACCCCCG
Coding sequences within:
- the recC gene encoding exodeoxyribonuclease V subunit gamma, whose product is MPLHVMPVFQLHRSNRLERLVGALGDLLAEPVGGPLAPDAVVVQGRGMEIWLGGELAKRFDVWASRMLYPRELVERLVKTVLGPDALGDPPLSEDLLAWSIQGVLPELLGAPDFAALARYVANDPRGMRLRELSERIATVFDQYLTYRPDWLRAWELGEPVVAEQENRWQAVLWQRVARRLARPHLGSAGEALIERLQSGQRLPGLPPRALVFGVSTLPPLYVRVLAALSRHVEVHFFLFSVSPEPALPGQPEPLKKDGSGERAEDNSLSSSLGRLGTDFDRVLRTAGLELGIDCVHSELHEPPATDSLIGALQADLFRPLGPSPLGLVQGSTAEISVHSCHGPTREVEVLRDQLLAVLTRKEQPIAPEEVVVLVPDLATYAPLIEAVTARDLGDRDFIPYHVAARSERQGAPVVDGMLRILSMVRGRVTASEVFDLLVLEPVGARFGLDTAAIESLRGWVARSGVRWGIDAEHRAELGLPNDAANTWAFGLRRLLLGYAMPAGERRLFEGVLPFDEIEGKEAELLGQLAWFSRSLFAWLRELERPRTLAEWAGTLLELGEACFDLGRDGTRQLGRLSRVLDAAVTNALAADFAEPVDVQVLHELLKQAADAAGADRGFLSGGVTFCAMVPMRSIPFKVVCLLGMNDGDFPRSPRPIEFDLIKNGSTPSRPGDRSRREDDRYLFLETLCAARERIIITYTGQSVRDDRKRMPSVCVAELLDYLGERCQHEGAADASAETAEPRARARARFVVEHPLQGFSPRYFNHEEPQLFSYSEAHAEAAEASRSSQKTQRLFIERSMQRPESREIGLEELVKFFKSPPAYFLNRRLGLYLRQEHSATFDREPLELDALESWKLGSALIGYLLDDFPLDQAEQLLRGKGELPLGPPGKILLERLHAPASDIATRAKAARAGPALEPLEVRVDLPDGTRVTGSIGDRWAGGAVKHMYSTPGCKYLLESWTRHVAMCAVPGASAKTQLIGRAGASAAVVGFDALASDAARALLADMVELYRRGLERPLPFMPETSHKYFAGHQKSAAAALDSAMQTYSGDEHAESLHDPHPGRAFSGLLPPFDPDFEAGKKRLDETDFHALAIALFGPLDAARAEAGT